A DNA window from Ignavibacteriales bacterium contains the following coding sequences:
- a CDS encoding YebC/PmpR family DNA-binding transcriptional regulator, giving the protein MGRIYETRKYVMFARFARMSKAFNRIGREINVAVKMGGPDPKGNPRLRIAIQNAKSVNMPKDRVEAAIKRASDKDTTGYEEVIYEGYAPHGIGVIVECTTDNPTRTVANVRHYLTKGGGSLGSSGSLMFMFERKGLIRIAASAIPHIDEFELELIDHGLDDLSQHEQELLIYTSFQDYGKMLKYLEEKKIDVKNSELQYLPTTTKELLEEQAKEVKELIDKIEEDDDVQSVFHNMA; this is encoded by the coding sequence ATGGGCAGAATATACGAAACAAGAAAGTATGTGATGTTCGCGCGTTTTGCACGGATGTCGAAAGCATTTAATAGAATCGGACGCGAAATAAACGTTGCAGTCAAAATGGGTGGCCCTGATCCTAAGGGAAATCCACGGCTCCGTATCGCTATTCAAAATGCAAAAAGCGTCAACATGCCGAAAGATCGCGTGGAAGCCGCTATTAAGCGTGCATCAGATAAAGACACAACCGGTTATGAAGAAGTTATTTATGAAGGGTATGCTCCGCATGGCATTGGTGTCATTGTCGAATGCACAACCGATAACCCAACACGCACCGTTGCCAATGTCCGGCATTACTTAACCAAAGGCGGCGGATCACTTGGTTCATCAGGTTCGCTTATGTTTATGTTCGAACGCAAAGGATTGATTCGCATTGCGGCATCAGCGATTCCTCATATTGATGAATTCGAATTAGAACTCATCGACCACGGCCTTGATGATCTTTCTCAACATGAGCAAGAACTGCTTATTTACACTTCCTTTCAAGATTACGGCAAAATGTTAAAATACCTTGAAGAGAAAAAAATTGATGTCAAAAACTCTGAACTTCAGTACCTTCCCACAACAACAAAAGAATTATTGGAAGAACAAGCAAAAGAAGTAAAGGAATTGATTGACAAAATAGAAGAAGACGACGACGTGCAGTCGGTCTTTCACAATATGGCTTAG
- the guaA gene encoding glutamine-hydrolyzing GMP synthase, with protein sequence MEHTQSLLVLDFGSQYTQLIARRVRELGVYSEIHPFHYSIENIKQFQPVGIILSGGPMSVYEKEAPKPDPRIFDLGIPILGICYGLQLFADRFGGKVNSAARREYGKADLQIDNHSDLFVGLDAATSVWMSHGDALSQLPDGFEPIAHSHNAPICAIRNQKKKMFGVQFHPEVVHTPDGKKILSNFLFKVCEAQGNWTPASFVEQAEKGIRANIGSAKVLCALSGGVDSSVLAVLLHRAIGDQLHCVHINNGLMRKNESEQVVKTFRDTFHINLSYIDATDIFLSRLAGVDDPEKKRKIIGKTFIEVFEEEAKKLSGSVEYLAQGTLYPDVIESVSFKGPSVTIKSHHNVGGLPEKMNFKLIEPFRELFKDEVREIGRLLGVPVDLIGRHPFPGPGLAVRVLGDITKEKLALLREADDIFIQELKRSNLYDKIWQAFVVLLPIRSVGVMGDGRTYENAVALRAVTSVDGMTADWAKIPNDVLAHISNRITNELRGINRVVYDISSKPPATIEWE encoded by the coding sequence ATGGAACACACACAATCTCTTCTTGTCCTCGACTTTGGATCTCAATATACACAGCTCATTGCCCGGCGGGTACGTGAGCTAGGAGTTTATTCAGAAATCCACCCGTTTCATTATTCTATCGAAAACATAAAGCAATTCCAACCGGTCGGTATTATCTTGTCGGGTGGTCCGATGAGTGTTTATGAAAAAGAAGCGCCGAAACCCGATCCGCGTATTTTCGATCTCGGAATTCCCATTCTCGGAATCTGTTACGGACTCCAGCTTTTTGCGGATAGATTTGGAGGTAAAGTGAATTCTGCCGCCCGTCGCGAATACGGGAAAGCAGATTTGCAGATAGACAACCATAGCGATCTCTTCGTCGGGCTTGATGCAGCTACGTCGGTGTGGATGAGTCACGGCGATGCTCTGAGTCAATTGCCGGATGGATTTGAACCGATAGCGCATTCTCACAATGCGCCTATTTGTGCTATCCGCAATCAGAAGAAAAAAATGTTCGGCGTACAATTCCATCCGGAAGTAGTGCACACACCGGATGGAAAGAAAATTCTTTCCAATTTTCTCTTCAAAGTCTGCGAAGCGCAAGGCAATTGGACACCAGCTTCGTTTGTAGAGCAAGCGGAAAAAGGAATTCGTGCAAACATTGGATCGGCAAAAGTGTTATGCGCATTAAGCGGCGGCGTTGATTCATCGGTGCTGGCTGTTTTACTGCATCGCGCTATCGGAGATCAACTACATTGCGTTCACATCAATAATGGATTGATGCGAAAGAATGAAAGCGAACAGGTGGTGAAAACGTTCCGCGATACATTTCATATCAATCTCTCTTACATCGATGCGACTGATATTTTTCTATCCCGTCTTGCAGGTGTGGATGATCCGGAAAAGAAAAGAAAAATAATTGGCAAGACATTTATCGAAGTGTTTGAAGAGGAAGCAAAAAAGTTAAGCGGTTCCGTCGAATATCTTGCACAGGGCACGCTCTATCCGGATGTGATTGAGTCGGTATCGTTCAAAGGCCCGTCGGTTACGATTAAATCCCACCATAATGTCGGCGGATTACCGGAGAAGATGAATTTCAAACTCATCGAGCCGTTTCGCGAGCTCTTCAAAGATGAAGTGCGTGAAATTGGAAGGCTGCTTGGTGTACCGGTAGATCTTATTGGGAGGCATCCATTTCCTGGTCCTGGGCTTGCTGTACGCGTGCTTGGCGATATCACAAAAGAAAAACTTGCACTGCTTCGTGAAGCAGATGATATTTTTATTCAGGAACTTAAACGTTCAAATCTCTACGATAAAATCTGGCAGGCATTTGTGGTTCTGCTCCCTATTCGTTCCGTTGGCGTGATGGGCGACGGGCGCACATACGAAAATGCCGTCGCATTGCGTGCAGTAACGAGCGTGGATGGAATGACAGCCGATTGGGCGAAAATTCCGAACGATGTGCTTGCTCATATTTCAAACAGAATTACGAATGAATTGCGCGGTATCAACCGGGTGGTCTATGACATTAGCTCCAAACCACCGGCAACAATAGAGTGGGAGTGA
- a CDS encoding class I SAM-dependent methyltransferase has product MDSERNRVCPVELANSLDNKIRGWLQNPRKILAPYMKEGMTVLDIGCGPGFFSIEMAKMIGKSGKVISADLQDGMLQKLGNKIKGTELEERIKLVKCDKDKINISEKVDFILTFYMVHEVPDKNSFFKQLKNILNEKGQFLIVEPKLFHVSQKEFELTIKLAENNGFKIYQGPKLPLSWSALLKNV; this is encoded by the coding sequence ATGGATAGTGAAAGAAATCGGGTTTGTCCTGTTGAACTTGCAAATTCACTCGATAATAAAATAAGAGGATGGCTGCAAAATCCGCGAAAAATACTTGCTCCCTACATGAAAGAAGGAATGACCGTCCTCGATATTGGATGCGGTCCTGGATTTTTCTCTATAGAAATGGCTAAGATGATCGGCAAGAGTGGAAAAGTAATTTCAGCTGATCTACAGGATGGAATGCTGCAAAAACTTGGCAATAAAATTAAGGGAACAGAGTTGGAAGAAAGGATTAAGCTCGTAAAATGTGATAAAGATAAAATCAATATATCAGAAAAAGTCGATTTTATTTTAACCTTTTATATGGTTCATGAAGTCCCGGATAAAAATTCGTTTTTTAAACAATTGAAAAATATCTTAAACGAAAAGGGACAATTTCTTATTGTAGAACCCAAATTGTTTCATGTCTCTCAAAAAGAATTTGAATTAACGATCAAGCTTGCCGAAAATAATGGATTCAAAATATATCAAGGTCCCAAATTACCATTGAGTTGGTCTGCACTGTTGAAAAATGTCTAA